TCGAGCGCAGTAATCAGGTCTGGTGCACGGACATCACCTACATCCCCCTCGGTGAGACTCACGTCTACCTGACGGCTGTGATGGACTGGTCGAGCCGCTACGTGATCAGTTGGAAGCTCAGCAACAGTATGGACGAGGCCTTCTGCGTGGAGTGCCTGCAGCAAGCACTACAGGTCGAAGGTATCCCGGAGATCTTCAACACCGATCAGGGAAGCCAGTTCACCGGCGAGGCCTTCACCGGGGTGCTCAAAGCGCATGAGATTAAAATCAGCATGGACGGGAAGGGGCGCGCCCTGGATAACGTCATGATCGAACGGCTCTGGCGCACGGTGAAGTATGACGACATCTACATCCGGGGCTACGAGACGATGGCCGAACTCTATCAGGGGCTGTCCGCGTTCTTCCGCAAATACAACACACGCAAACACCAGAGCCTGGGAATGAGTCCCGAGCAAAAGTATCGCAGCGGATTTAAAATGGAGGATGCCGCGTGAGAAACAATCCGCCACAGCTGCCGTCGCTCCGCTCCGGCCTTGCCGCTCCGCGGCACCCCTTCGGGGACGGCCTCCACTACGCGAAGGCAGCTGCCCACCACCAATAACAACATCCAACAACCTTCCAGTCTGGACTTCCATCCGAAGCTCCACTGGACTACATCTAAACAATCACTGCAACCTGTCCAAGGTT
The DNA window shown above is from Coraliomargarita parva and carries:
- a CDS encoding IS3 family transposase, with amino-acid sequence ERSNQVWCTDITYIPLGETHVYLTAVMDWSSRYVISWKLSNSMDEAFCVECLQQALQVEGIPEIFNTDQGSQFTGEAFTGVLKAHEIKISMDGKGRALDNVMIERLWRTVKYDDIYIRGYETMAELYQGLSAFFRKYNTRKHQSLGMSPEQKYRSGFKMEDAA